One window of the Candidatus Tisiphia endosymbiont of Sialis lutaria genome contains the following:
- a CDS encoding COX15/CtaA family protein, translating to MSQLLIKPWLAACCCMVVFMIFWGGFTRLTDAGLSIVEWKPVSGIVPPLNNAEWQGEFSKYQQSVEYKQKNINMTLSEFKFIFWIEFIHRFAGRVVGLLYLIPLVYFLVTRQIASRSLPVYLGILLLFAVQGFMGWYMVKSGLILQPYVSHFRLAGHLIIAIIIYNLLFYQLMNNSFDILLNEQTISLNSAKLCCLVTISIVYIQIFLGGLVAGLDAGQVYNSFPLMGNNFIPEELTFKLLTIDSLSDPVVIQFFHRMGAYIVCISAGFLVVSLIKTKHPKLNKAAYYIVGILLLQMLAGITTILYSVPVLIALFHQICAIILLSCILWSYFLLKSA from the coding sequence ATGTCACAACTATTAATAAAGCCTTGGTTGGCTGCATGCTGCTGTATGGTGGTTTTTATGATTTTTTGGGGTGGTTTTACTAGGCTTACTGATGCTGGTTTATCAATTGTTGAATGGAAGCCAGTATCAGGTATTGTCCCGCCACTCAATAATGCTGAGTGGCAGGGTGAGTTTAGTAAATATCAGCAATCAGTCGAATATAAGCAAAAAAATATTAATATGACTCTCTCAGAGTTTAAATTTATTTTTTGGATTGAATTTATTCATCGTTTTGCTGGGAGAGTTGTTGGTTTATTATACCTGATACCGTTGGTATATTTTTTGGTGACGAGGCAAATTGCTAGCAGATCACTACCAGTATATTTGGGGATATTGTTATTATTTGCGGTTCAAGGGTTTATGGGTTGGTATATGGTAAAAAGTGGGCTAATTTTGCAGCCATATGTTAGTCATTTCCGCTTAGCTGGGCATTTGATTATAGCGATTATCATCTATAATTTATTGTTCTATCAGCTGATGAATAATAGTTTTGATATTTTACTAAATGAACAAACGATAAGTTTGAATTCAGCAAAATTATGTTGTTTAGTAACTATTAGTATAGTTTATATACAGATTTTTTTAGGGGGGTTGGTTGCAGGTCTTGATGCTGGGCAGGTATATAATAGCTTTCCATTAATGGGTAATAATTTTATACCTGAAGAACTAACGTTTAAACTACTTACTATAGATAGTTTAAGCGACCCTGTGGTTATTCAGTTTTTTCATAGAATGGGAGCATATATAGTTTGTATTAGTGCTGGATTTTTAGTAGTGAGCTTAATAAAAACTAAGCATCCTAAATTAAATAAAGCAGCTTATTACATTGTTGGTATATTGCTATTACAAATGTTAGCTGGCATAACTACTATTTTATATTCAGTACCTGTATTAATAGCTTTATTCCATCAGATT
- a CDS encoding RDD family protein, producing MNKQIIYSKLVPRLFASCLDSFLLSIFTTPITAFILSRLSLLFFKANMADILIMGSRKPELLQNITASGIFTLFILMLIINFALVSTYFIGFWIYCGATPGKLIMHMKIVDAITLEKPSKCQLIKRFCGYVLVLVGIWFILFSKQRQALHDKIAGTVVIKS from the coding sequence ATGAATAAACAAATTATATACTCCAAGCTAGTTCCCAGGCTTTTTGCTTCTTGTCTAGATTCATTTTTGTTGTCAATTTTTACAACGCCAATCACTGCCTTTATTTTATCTAGACTATCTTTATTATTTTTTAAAGCTAATATGGCTGATATACTAATAATGGGTAGCAGAAAACCGGAATTACTCCAAAACATAACTGCTAGTGGTATTTTTACATTATTTATTTTAATGCTTATCATTAACTTTGCTCTAGTATCAACATATTTTATTGGTTTTTGGATTTATTGCGGAGCCACACCTGGAAAACTTATTATGCATATGAAAATAGTAGATGCAATAACTCTTGAAAAACCTAGTAAATGCCAATTAATTAAAAGATTTTGTGGATATGTATTAGTGCTAGTTGGTATTTGGTTTATACTATTTTCTAAACAACGCCAAGCTTTACATGATAAAATCGCTGGAACTGTGGTTATTAAGAGTTAA
- a CDS encoding MJ0042-type zinc finger domain-containing protein: protein MSISCPSCNTNFIVSKEQIGMTGRKVKCSQCNHIWYQQAELDEQQPPIISNHHTAKNASTNENNKIFLTKGANLPVLLPPKTPQHSNILPILLFSVIILLLLLLFQEKLNIPALYKENDNILTIGNIHVEQNKEIGQIKVSYQITNNSDRDVTIPLIRVRLLDKKYVTVKSYIMHHKNIKLLPKQHIDIATNLDVVPRSSELLNIMLGNGLDLILH, encoded by the coding sequence ATGAGTATTTCTTGCCCAAGTTGTAACACTAACTTTATAGTTTCGAAAGAACAAATAGGTATGACCGGTAGGAAGGTCAAATGTTCACAATGTAACCATATCTGGTATCAGCAAGCAGAGCTTGATGAACAACAACCACCAATTATATCAAATCATCATACAGCAAAAAATGCTAGCACTAATGAAAATAATAAAATATTTTTGACCAAAGGTGCCAATTTACCAGTTTTATTACCACCCAAAACTCCCCAACATTCAAATATTTTACCTATATTATTGTTTAGCGTAATTATTCTTTTATTATTATTGTTATTTCAAGAAAAACTTAACATACCAGCTTTGTATAAAGAAAATGATAATATCCTAACTATAGGAAACATCCATGTTGAACAAAATAAAGAAATAGGACAAATTAAAGTTTCCTACCAGATAACCAATAACTCCGACCGTGATGTGACCATACCATTAATTAGAGTTAGACTGTTAGATAAAAAATATGTAACGGTAAAATCTTATATAATGCATCACAAAAATATCAAACTCCTACCTAAACAACATATTGATATCGCTACGAATCTTGATGTAGTGCCTCGTTCCAGTGAGTTATTAAATATTATGCTTGGTAATGGTTTGGATCTTATATTACATTAG